A portion of the Lysinibacillus timonensis genome contains these proteins:
- a CDS encoding nuclease-related domain-containing protein, with protein sequence MIVKPFSSYDITLGLNALKKRLSPSHEQFPNIVEELSRYEAGEQGEQYIMELLSENELPENTYIMHNVQFKSKVEVQIDVLVVTPYWCLLTEVKNIKGILYFNDNPLQLIRNEDGKEQILGSPETQLSHYCLGMKSFLDKNHLKVPIYGVIVFPYNNAIIKKPPKHFPVKVGRELIHFIWNSLPRNDVLVDPKNLVKLLKKERFEDDRFPLCKLYGVDKYEIRSGVECTECGTIPMIRTLRTWYCPKCKKNNMHAHKQALKDYAMLINKEITPREGVQFLHLRNRHEAKRFLSANSSVRMGLTKSSRYVLRLK encoded by the coding sequence TTGATTGTAAAACCATTCTCAAGCTACGATATCACCCTCGGTCTCAACGCCCTCAAAAAACGCCTCTCACCCTCACATGAACAATTTCCTAATATAGTAGAAGAACTATCCCGGTACGAAGCCGGTGAGCAAGGTGAACAGTATATTATGGAACTATTAAGTGAAAATGAACTCCCAGAAAATACGTATATCATGCATAATGTCCAGTTCAAGTCGAAGGTGGAGGTGCAGATTGATGTGTTGGTGGTGACGCCGTATTGGTGTTTGCTAACTGAAGTGAAAAATATTAAGGGCATACTTTACTTTAATGACAATCCACTACAACTCATAAGAAATGAAGATGGAAAGGAGCAAATACTTGGAAGTCCAGAAACTCAATTGTCTCACTATTGTCTCGGGATGAAGTCGTTTTTAGATAAGAATCACCTGAAAGTCCCTATTTATGGAGTGATTGTATTTCCATATAACAATGCCATCATCAAAAAACCACCTAAACATTTCCCAGTAAAAGTTGGACGTGAGCTAATACACTTTATATGGAACTCACTACCAAGAAATGATGTATTAGTAGATCCAAAAAACTTGGTTAAACTATTGAAAAAGGAAAGATTTGAAGATGACCGCTTTCCACTTTGTAAGTTATATGGAGTAGATAAATACGAGATTCGTTCCGGAGTAGAGTGCACCGAATGCGGAACCATTCCAATGATTAGAACGTTAAGAACTTGGTATTGTCCAAAATGTAAGAAAAACAATATGCATGCTCATAAACAAGCTTTAAAAGATTATGCCATGTTAATAAATAAAGAAATTACACCAAGAGAAGGCGTGCAGTTTTTACATTTAAGAAATAGACACGAAGCTAAGAGATTTTTAAGTGCGAATAGCAGTGTAAGAATGGGGTTAACGAAATCTAGTAGATATGTGTTAAGGTTAAAGTAA